One window from the genome of Actinoplanes teichomyceticus ATCC 31121 encodes:
- a CDS encoding ammonium transporter — protein sequence MPVSPDSGDTAWLLVSAALVLLMIPGLALFYGGMVRIKSTLNMLMMTFAALAVVSAIWVTYGYSLAFGPDAGAGLIGDLSLAGMAGIGPDAVTGSVPTLVFAAFQMMFAIITAALLSGAIADRAKFGTWVLFVAIWVTLVYAPIAHWVFTPDGWIAHHLRILDLAGGTVVEINSGASGLALAIVLGPRLGFRSDPMRPHSLPLVVLGAGLLWFGWFGFNAGSALAADGSAALAFFNTQVSGAAGIAGWLLVERLRDGHATTLGAASGAVAGLVAITPACGSVNPVCALLIGLAAGALCGYAVGLKHRLGLDDSLDVAGVHGVGGFLGTVLIGLLATATATGGPRGLLFGGGFSLLGRQALAAVTVALFSFAATWLIATALNRTAGFRVSPEHEHGGLDLAVHGESAYDLGVTGAHSGHPTRPAPRAEPVEA from the coding sequence ATGCCCGTCAGTCCGGATTCCGGGGACACCGCCTGGCTGCTGGTCAGCGCGGCGCTCGTACTGCTGATGATCCCCGGCCTGGCGCTGTTCTACGGCGGCATGGTGCGGATCAAGAGCACCCTGAACATGCTGATGATGACGTTCGCGGCGCTGGCCGTGGTGAGCGCGATCTGGGTCACCTACGGCTACTCGCTGGCGTTCGGCCCGGACGCCGGCGCCGGCCTGATCGGCGACCTGAGCCTGGCCGGGATGGCCGGGATCGGCCCGGACGCGGTCACCGGCTCGGTGCCCACCCTGGTCTTCGCGGCCTTCCAGATGATGTTCGCGATCATCACGGCGGCGCTGCTCAGCGGCGCCATCGCGGACCGCGCCAAGTTCGGCACCTGGGTGCTGTTCGTGGCGATCTGGGTGACCCTGGTCTACGCCCCGATCGCCCACTGGGTATTCACCCCGGACGGTTGGATCGCGCACCACCTGCGCATCCTCGATCTGGCCGGCGGCACGGTCGTGGAGATCAACTCGGGGGCGTCCGGCCTGGCGCTGGCGATCGTGCTCGGCCCGCGGCTCGGCTTCCGCTCCGACCCGATGCGCCCGCACAGCCTGCCGCTGGTGGTGCTCGGCGCCGGCCTGCTCTGGTTCGGCTGGTTCGGGTTCAACGCCGGATCGGCGCTGGCCGCCGACGGCTCGGCCGCGCTGGCGTTCTTCAACACCCAGGTGTCCGGGGCGGCCGGGATCGCCGGCTGGCTGCTGGTCGAACGGCTCCGCGACGGGCACGCCACCACCCTGGGCGCGGCGTCCGGCGCGGTGGCGGGCCTGGTCGCGATCACCCCCGCGTGCGGCTCGGTCAACCCGGTCTGCGCGTTGCTGATCGGCCTGGCGGCCGGCGCGCTCTGCGGGTACGCGGTCGGCCTCAAGCACCGGCTCGGCCTGGACGATTCGCTGGACGTCGCCGGGGTGCACGGCGTCGGCGGCTTCCTCGGCACGGTGCTGATCGGCCTGCTGGCCACCGCCACGGCCACCGGCGGGCCGCGCGGGCTGCTCTTCGGCGGCGGCTTCTCGCTGCTCGGGCGGCAGGCGCTGGCCGCGGTCACGGTGGCGCTCTTCTCCTTCGCGGCCACCTGGCTGATCGCCACGGCGCTGAACCGGACGGCCGGCTTCCGGGTCAGCCCCGAGCACGAGCACGGCGGCCTGGACCTGGCGGTGCACGGCGAGTCGGCGTACGACCTGGGGGTCACCGGCGCGCACAGCGGCCACCCCACCCGCCCCGCACCGCGCGCGGAGCCGGTCGAGGCGTGA
- a CDS encoding endonuclease/exonuclease/phosphatase family protein — protein sequence MRMMTWNIKTGGVDRGQRFRLPDIAEVIRAEKPDVLALQELRDFTRNDGRRMNELAGAVGMTAHLARSAFGMPVAVLVRAPLRITHTASVTWRLHHAAAVAVVDTGSAPLTVISAHLDPFWPYRRMREARWLAARYVKGSHVVLAGDLNGLDPVGDHTEALASQHSLFRRRHLHADGSVDSRAVAALGEAGLVDLWGTAGSGDPRTVPTTRGGGREFGGMRLDYVLATPEVAGGAHDMRVIRGGATEHASDHYPVRVELDL from the coding sequence ATGCGGATGATGACCTGGAACATCAAGACCGGGGGAGTCGACCGCGGGCAGCGGTTCCGCCTGCCGGACATCGCCGAGGTGATCCGCGCCGAGAAACCGGACGTGCTCGCCCTGCAGGAGCTGCGCGACTTCACCCGCAACGACGGGCGCCGGATGAACGAGCTGGCCGGCGCGGTCGGGATGACCGCGCACCTGGCCCGGTCGGCGTTCGGGATGCCGGTCGCGGTGCTGGTCCGGGCCCCGCTGCGGATCACCCACACGGCCAGCGTGACCTGGCGGCTGCACCACGCGGCGGCGGTGGCCGTGGTGGACACCGGCTCGGCGCCGCTCACCGTGATCAGCGCGCACCTGGATCCGTTCTGGCCGTACCGGCGGATGCGGGAGGCGCGCTGGCTGGCCGCCCGTTACGTGAAGGGCTCACACGTGGTGCTGGCCGGCGACCTGAACGGCCTGGACCCGGTCGGCGACCACACCGAGGCGCTGGCCAGCCAGCACTCCCTGTTCCGGCGGCGCCATCTGCACGCCGACGGCAGCGTGGACAGCCGGGCGGTGGCGGCGCTGGGCGAGGCCGGGCTGGTCGACCTGTGGGGCACGGCGGGCAGCGGCGATCCGCGTACCGTGCCGACCACGCGGGGCGGCGGACGTGAGTTCGGCGGGATGCGCCTGGACTACGTGCTGGCCACCCCGGAGGTGGCCGGGGGCGCCCACGACATGCGGGTGATCCGGGGTGGGGCGACCGAGCACGCCTCCGACCACTACCCGGTCCGCGTCGAGCTCGACCTCTGA
- a CDS encoding phosphatase PAP2 family protein, translating to MEPAVTDDNRVVERTGWAPVRHFAERSVLGLIAVIAVGLGFATLLLLVRFHWSPLQSLDHAVADGLNHQVAGSDTRVKALREISSFGGRGFMIPLVAVVVAALLIRRRPRPALYLVITGLGAMILDPSLKVLVGRLRPVVESPVAHAPGHSFPSGHALGSMVVYGMLALVLLAGVRPRWRPWFLGLCALIVALIGFSRIALGVHFLSDVVAGWLLGIAWISVTAYAFRLWRRETGHPAPRPIRDGLEPEAAPDLRLAPAEEVILPHPWAKGAEILVGWVLTFGLLYTVGYALTTWTPGTWLGRFDDGVPRWLQTFRTPALDDLSWLWSKAGDTHAILAVCLIFCPLALALWRQWRPVLFLVLTMVGELTLFLTTAAAVDRPRPPVEQLDGRMPTSSFPSGHIAATICLWTAIAIIVMARVRKPWRWVFPVLAVLMPVGVALSRMYRGMHHPTDVLGAVLLTAAWIGVLWWTVRPNANAVTATEAALANRQLVVA from the coding sequence ATGGAGCCTGCCGTGACCGATGACAACCGTGTGGTGGAACGCACCGGCTGGGCGCCGGTCCGGCACTTCGCCGAGCGCAGCGTTCTCGGCCTGATCGCGGTGATCGCGGTCGGTCTCGGGTTCGCCACGCTGCTGCTGCTCGTGCGGTTCCACTGGTCGCCGCTGCAGAGCCTGGACCACGCGGTCGCCGACGGCCTGAACCACCAGGTGGCCGGTTCGGACACCCGGGTGAAGGCGCTGCGGGAGATCTCCTCGTTCGGCGGGCGCGGCTTCATGATCCCGCTGGTGGCGGTGGTGGTCGCGGCGCTGCTGATCCGCCGCCGGCCCCGCCCCGCCCTCTACCTGGTGATCACCGGGCTCGGCGCGATGATCCTGGACCCGTCGTTGAAGGTCCTGGTCGGACGGCTGCGCCCGGTGGTCGAGTCGCCGGTCGCGCACGCCCCCGGCCACAGCTTCCCGAGCGGGCACGCGCTCGGCTCGATGGTCGTCTACGGGATGCTCGCCCTGGTCCTGCTGGCGGGTGTCCGGCCCCGGTGGCGGCCCTGGTTCCTCGGGCTGTGCGCGCTGATCGTGGCGCTGATCGGGTTCAGCCGGATCGCGCTGGGCGTGCACTTCCTCTCCGACGTGGTGGCCGGGTGGCTGCTCGGGATCGCCTGGATCAGCGTCACGGCGTACGCGTTCCGGCTGTGGCGGCGTGAGACCGGGCATCCGGCGCCGCGGCCGATCCGCGACGGCCTGGAGCCGGAGGCGGCCCCGGACCTGCGGCTCGCGCCCGCCGAGGAGGTCATCCTGCCGCACCCGTGGGCCAAGGGCGCGGAGATCCTGGTCGGCTGGGTGCTCACCTTCGGGCTGCTCTACACGGTCGGGTACGCCCTGACCACCTGGACCCCCGGCACCTGGCTGGGCCGGTTCGACGACGGCGTGCCGCGCTGGCTGCAGACCTTCCGTACCCCGGCGCTCGACGACCTGAGCTGGCTGTGGAGCAAGGCCGGCGACACACACGCGATCCTCGCCGTCTGCCTGATCTTCTGCCCGCTGGCGCTGGCCCTGTGGCGGCAGTGGCGCCCGGTCCTGTTCCTGGTGCTCACCATGGTCGGCGAGCTCACCCTGTTCCTGACCACCGCCGCCGCGGTGGACCGCCCGCGGCCGCCGGTCGAGCAGCTGGACGGCCGGATGCCGACCTCGTCGTTCCCGTCCGGGCACATCGCCGCGACGATCTGCCTGTGGACCGCCATCGCGATCATCGTGATGGCCCGGGTCCGCAAGCCGTGGCGGTGGGTGTTCCCGGTGCTGGCCGTGCTGATGCCGGTCGGGGTGGCACTGTCGCGGATGTACCGGGGGATGCATCACCCGACCGACGTGCTCGGCGCGGTTCTGCTCACCGCGGCCTGGATCGGTGTGCTGTGGTGGACCGTGCGACCCAACGCGAACGCCGTCACCGCCACCGAGGCGGCGCTGGCCAACCGGCAGCTGGTGGTGGCCTGA
- a CDS encoding YihY/virulence factor BrkB family protein: protein MSSTEPVPETRTMSGDELSADDAFLALRHYGRWPLVRDAFIRFRYGDGFSHSRAFALQLCLAIVPFLIALSGLATDLGVESGGQVVADTVIALTPRASDPLVRELLQDDDRTEEAGEVALTLGLITGVVALVTAMAQVERGANRIYGVERDRPALRKYLRATVLALGAGLPALFGFLLLVAGRAAGESAEEHFDMPGTLRVAWDVVRWPLSLALIIFAVGVLFRHSPRRKQPALSWLLFGAVLATVLWWLASLMLAGYIRLSGSFDATYGQLTAIMALLLWANLTGIAFFLGLAFAAQLEARRVGARPAQPDQWEPAPEVPEQRPPGVPAEPGG, encoded by the coding sequence GTGAGCAGCACCGAGCCGGTCCCGGAGACCCGCACCATGTCCGGCGACGAGCTGTCGGCCGACGACGCCTTCCTGGCGTTGCGGCACTACGGCAGGTGGCCGCTGGTGCGCGACGCGTTCATCCGGTTCCGGTACGGGGACGGGTTCAGCCACTCCCGCGCCTTCGCGCTGCAGCTGTGCCTGGCCATCGTCCCGTTCCTGATCGCACTCTCCGGCCTCGCCACCGACCTGGGCGTGGAGTCCGGCGGCCAGGTGGTCGCGGACACCGTGATCGCGCTGACCCCGCGCGCCAGCGACCCGCTGGTGCGGGAGCTGCTGCAGGACGACGACCGTACCGAGGAGGCCGGCGAGGTCGCGCTGACCCTGGGTCTGATCACCGGCGTGGTCGCGCTGGTCACCGCGATGGCCCAGGTCGAGCGGGGCGCGAACCGCATCTACGGGGTGGAACGCGACCGCCCGGCGCTGCGCAAGTACCTGCGCGCCACGGTCCTCGCCCTCGGGGCCGGCCTGCCGGCGCTGTTCGGCTTCCTGCTGCTGGTCGCCGGGCGCGCCGCCGGCGAGTCCGCGGAGGAGCACTTCGACATGCCCGGGACGCTGCGGGTGGCCTGGGACGTGGTGCGCTGGCCGCTCAGCCTGGCCCTGATCATCTTCGCGGTCGGGGTGCTGTTCCGGCACTCGCCGCGCCGCAAGCAGCCGGCCCTGTCCTGGCTGCTGTTCGGCGCGGTGCTGGCGACCGTGCTGTGGTGGCTGGCCAGCCTGATGCTGGCCGGCTACATCCGGCTCAGCGGCAGCTTCGACGCCACCTACGGCCAGCTCACCGCGATCATGGCGCTGCTGCTGTGGGCGAACCTGACCGGGATCGCGTTCTTCCTCGGGCTGGCCTTCGCCGCCCAGCTGGAGGCGCGCCGGGTCGGCGCCCGGCCGGCGCAACCCGATCAGTGGGAACCCGCCCCGGAGGTGCCGGAGCAACGCCCGCCCGGTGTACCGGCCGAGCCGGGCGGGTAA
- a CDS encoding diacylglycerol/lipid kinase family protein, whose protein sequence is MTGPRSAVVVNPSKVADVDQLRRTISSGLSKAGWPAPAWYETTPGDPGRGQARRAVAEGAELVFACGGDGTVTAVATALTGTDVALAVLPAGTGNLLAANLGLGTDPAAGLQVALEGGRRRIDVGVIDDQCFVVMAGMGFDAMMLQDTSERAKKHIGWPAYVFGAAKHLLDRPMRVRIRLDGGAPMPRRPRTVIVGNVGRLQGGVRLLKRAAPDDGQLDVAVISPNNLFSWARLIAAVASRRERVPKMETFTASRVEIYSNRAQPRQLDGDLIAPGKAMKISVRHRALLLCVPQPDADPDLAHDASAAARRAHRS, encoded by the coding sequence GTGACAGGACCCCGCTCCGCCGTTGTGGTGAATCCCAGCAAGGTGGCCGATGTCGATCAGCTGCGGCGCACCATCAGCTCGGGCCTGAGCAAGGCCGGCTGGCCGGCGCCCGCGTGGTACGAGACCACCCCCGGCGACCCGGGCCGCGGCCAGGCGAGGCGGGCCGTGGCCGAGGGCGCCGAGCTGGTCTTCGCCTGTGGCGGCGACGGCACCGTGACCGCCGTGGCCACCGCGCTGACCGGCACCGACGTGGCGCTGGCCGTGCTGCCGGCCGGTACCGGCAACCTGCTCGCCGCCAACCTGGGGCTGGGCACCGACCCGGCGGCCGGGCTGCAGGTGGCCCTGGAGGGCGGCCGGCGCCGGATCGACGTCGGAGTGATCGACGACCAGTGCTTCGTGGTGATGGCCGGGATGGGCTTCGACGCGATGATGCTGCAGGACACCTCGGAGCGGGCGAAGAAGCACATCGGCTGGCCGGCGTACGTGTTCGGGGCGGCCAAGCACCTGCTGGACCGGCCGATGCGGGTGCGGATCCGGCTGGACGGCGGGGCGCCGATGCCGCGCCGGCCGCGTACCGTGATCGTCGGCAACGTGGGCCGGTTGCAGGGCGGGGTGCGGCTGCTGAAACGGGCCGCGCCGGACGACGGCCAGCTGGACGTGGCCGTCATCAGCCCGAACAACCTGTTCTCCTGGGCCCGGCTGATCGCGGCGGTGGCCAGCCGCCGTGAACGGGTGCCGAAGATGGAGACGTTCACCGCCTCCCGGGTGGAGATCTACAGCAACCGGGCGCAGCCGCGGCAGCTGGACGGCGATCTCATCGCGCCGGGCAAGGCCATGAAGATCTCGGTACGCCATCGGGCCCTGCTGCTGTGCGTCCCGCAGCCGGACGCCGATCCGGACCTGGCCCACGACGCCTCGGCGGCGGCGCGACGGGCGCACCGGTCGTGA
- a CDS encoding DUF1990 family protein, whose product MTRLTYPEIGRTRTGPLPDGYRHLRYRRWIGAGPAVFAAAGEAVLTFRMHRATGARIRTEAERAAPGVRLTIGLGPLRAPCEVVWVTREEDRIGFGYGTLPGHPATGEEAFVVERDPQGRVFFAVTAFSRPAGALMRLTGPFAVLAQHAYARRCAQALRRHLGGVAR is encoded by the coding sequence GTGACCCGCTTGACGTACCCCGAGATCGGCCGCACCCGCACCGGACCGCTGCCGGACGGCTACCGCCACCTGCGCTACCGACGGTGGATCGGAGCCGGTCCGGCGGTTTTCGCGGCCGCCGGCGAGGCCGTGCTGACCTTCCGGATGCACCGCGCCACCGGCGCCCGGATCCGCACCGAGGCCGAGCGCGCCGCGCCCGGCGTCCGGCTGACCATCGGCCTCGGCCCGCTCCGCGCCCCCTGCGAGGTGGTCTGGGTCACCCGCGAGGAGGACCGGATCGGTTTCGGATACGGCACCCTGCCGGGCCACCCGGCCACCGGCGAGGAGGCGTTCGTGGTCGAGCGCGACCCGCAGGGCCGGGTGTTCTTCGCGGTGACCGCGTTCAGCCGGCCGGCCGGCGCGCTGATGCGGCTGACCGGCCCGTTCGCGGTGCTGGCGCAGCACGCCTACGCGCGCCGGTGCGCTCAGGCGCTGCGGCGGCACCTGGGTGGCGTGGCCCGGTGA
- a CDS encoding MBL fold metallo-hydrolase — translation MSTTAVTWWGHSTVWLADSGVTLLTDPVLTGRLAHLKRRAGPPPRLPGAPDAILLSHLHADHFHVASLRAVPGKPLLIVPRGAAAFTARALGAEAAGRCVELAPGDEVTVGAVRVRAVPARHDGGRGPWSRQRAAAIGFVVEGASRTWYAGDTGLFEQMHELGPLDLALIPVGGWGPSLGSHGHLDAADAAEALRRVKASWAVPVHYGTLWPIGLDRVRRHLFDEPGERFAEHAARRVPDTRVRVLTHGETLSLGPAA, via the coding sequence GTGAGCACGACAGCGGTCACCTGGTGGGGGCACAGCACGGTGTGGCTCGCCGATTCGGGTGTCACCCTGCTCACCGACCCGGTGCTCACCGGCCGGCTGGCGCACCTCAAGCGCCGGGCCGGCCCGCCGCCCCGGCTGCCCGGCGCGCCCGACGCGATCCTGCTCTCGCACCTGCACGCCGATCACTTCCACGTGGCGTCGCTGCGGGCCGTACCCGGAAAGCCGCTGCTGATCGTGCCGCGCGGCGCCGCCGCCTTCACCGCCCGGGCCCTGGGCGCCGAAGCGGCCGGACGGTGCGTCGAGCTGGCGCCGGGCGACGAGGTCACGGTCGGCGCGGTGCGTGTCCGCGCCGTCCCGGCACGGCACGACGGCGGGCGCGGCCCGTGGTCGCGCCAGCGGGCCGCGGCCATCGGGTTCGTGGTCGAGGGCGCTTCGCGGACCTGGTACGCCGGGGACACCGGCCTGTTCGAGCAGATGCACGAGCTGGGCCCGCTGGACCTGGCGCTGATCCCGGTCGGCGGCTGGGGGCCGAGCCTGGGCTCGCACGGCCACCTGGACGCGGCGGACGCGGCCGAGGCGCTGCGCCGGGTGAAGGCGTCCTGGGCGGTGCCGGTGCACTACGGCACGCTGTGGCCGATCGGCCTGGACCGGGTCCGCCGGCACCTGTTCGACGAACCCGGCGAGCGCTTCGCCGAGCACGCCGCGCGACGCGTGCCGGACACCCGGGTACGGGTGCTGACGCACGGCGAGACGCTGAGCCTCGGGCCGGCCGCGTGA
- a CDS encoding DedA family protein, which yields MIATVAALGWLFVVVCFGAIVPIVPTGAAVSGAAALAFHEGRPVTMLLVVAAGAAGAYVGDLAMYGMCRFGGEQLARRLRWLRDGEHLAAVKARLRDRQVPVLLVSRLLPGGRVPVLLAAAFAGLSWRTFVVANLPACALWAVVYAAIGLAGGSIFPEPWQGVLAAIILILLVNRAVTWWNARRGAAST from the coding sequence GTGATCGCCACCGTCGCCGCGCTGGGCTGGTTGTTCGTGGTGGTGTGCTTCGGCGCGATCGTGCCGATCGTGCCGACCGGCGCGGCGGTCAGCGGGGCGGCCGCCCTGGCCTTCCACGAGGGCCGCCCGGTCACCATGCTCCTGGTGGTCGCCGCCGGCGCGGCCGGCGCCTACGTGGGCGACCTGGCGATGTACGGGATGTGCCGGTTCGGCGGCGAGCAGCTGGCCCGCCGGCTGCGCTGGCTGCGCGACGGGGAGCACCTGGCGGCGGTGAAGGCCCGGCTGCGGGACCGGCAGGTCCCGGTGCTGCTGGTGTCCCGGCTGCTGCCGGGCGGACGGGTGCCGGTGCTGCTGGCCGCCGCGTTCGCCGGCCTGTCCTGGCGTACGTTCGTGGTCGCCAACCTGCCCGCCTGCGCCCTGTGGGCGGTGGTCTACGCGGCGATCGGCCTGGCCGGCGGCTCGATCTTCCCCGAGCCGTGGCAGGGCGTGCTCGCCGCGATCATCCTGATCCTGCTGGTGAACCGGGCGGTCACCTGGTGGAACGCGCGCCGGGGGGCGGCTAGTACCTGA
- a CDS encoding serine hydrolase, giving the protein MVLLGGAGLVGKGLIGSEGVAATFFAGDAASPSPTRPSPEELARIEWAKRGKALDAALTRYAATVPEFSVAVHDAKTGATYAFRGDEHYETASVVKVQVLACLLLTVQDAGRRLTASEDSRANLMIRNSDNDATTSLFHQLGRQSAISRCNERLGLTDTTVNSAWGLTRTTVRDQLRLLSELVDDEGPLSARGRAYVRTLMGTVAADQNWGVPAAARQGEQATVKNGWLQRSTENNLWIINSVGRITGDGVDVSVAVLSHRHQSRLGGIAVVEKVVGTTRSYLRY; this is encoded by the coding sequence GTGGTTCTCCTGGGAGGTGCCGGCCTGGTGGGCAAGGGGCTGATCGGCAGCGAGGGAGTCGCCGCGACGTTCTTCGCCGGTGACGCGGCGAGCCCGTCACCGACCCGGCCGAGCCCCGAGGAGCTGGCCAGGATCGAGTGGGCGAAACGGGGCAAGGCGCTGGACGCCGCCCTGACGCGGTACGCCGCCACGGTCCCCGAGTTCTCCGTCGCGGTCCACGACGCCAAGACCGGCGCCACGTACGCGTTCCGCGGTGATGAGCACTACGAGACGGCCAGCGTGGTGAAGGTGCAGGTGCTCGCCTGCCTGCTGCTGACCGTGCAGGACGCCGGCCGCCGGCTGACGGCGTCCGAGGACTCCCGGGCCAATCTGATGATCCGCAACAGCGACAACGACGCGACCACCTCGCTTTTCCACCAGCTCGGCCGGCAGAGCGCGATCAGCCGGTGCAACGAGCGGCTGGGCCTGACCGACACCACGGTGAACAGCGCCTGGGGCCTGACCCGGACCACCGTCCGCGACCAGCTGCGGCTGCTGTCCGAGCTGGTCGACGACGAGGGGCCGCTGTCGGCGCGGGGCCGGGCGTACGTGCGGACCCTGATGGGCACGGTCGCCGCCGACCAGAACTGGGGCGTCCCGGCCGCGGCGCGGCAGGGTGAACAGGCCACCGTGAAGAACGGCTGGTTGCAGCGCTCCACCGAGAACAACCTCTGGATCATCAACTCGGTGGGCCGGATCACCGGCGACGGCGTGGACGTCTCCGTCGCGGTGCTGTCACACCGGCACCAGAGCCGGCTGGGCGGCATCGCGGTGGTCGAGAAGGTGGTCGGGACGACCCGGTCGTACCTCAGGTACTAG
- a CDS encoding S1 family peptidase, with protein MLNPKLRRPIVGLAVGILVGSAFAATSPASAAPAVGDASFAPSALASRLDDQLGARDAGSYLDASGKLVVNVTDATTAAEVTAAGATPRYVARSGATLAAADATLKASLKTPGTAFAVDPVTNQVVVSYDESVTGAKLAAVKATVAKLGDAARIESIPGKISTRISGGDAIYAGSGRCSLGFNVRNSAGTYYFLTAGHCTNIGSTWTNGSTTLGTRAGTSFPGNDYGIVRYTNTTITKSGTVGSQEITSAGTPAVGATVYRRGSTTGIHSGRVTALNSTVNYAEGSVSGLIRTTVCAQPGDSGGSLYSGTTALGLTSGGSGNCSSGGITYFQPVVEPLSVYGVSVY; from the coding sequence GTGCTCAACCCGAAGCTTCGCCGACCGATCGTCGGCCTGGCCGTCGGCATTCTCGTGGGCAGCGCCTTCGCGGCTACGTCACCCGCCTCGGCTGCCCCGGCCGTGGGTGACGCGTCCTTCGCGCCGTCCGCGCTCGCCAGCAGGCTGGACGACCAGCTCGGTGCTCGTGACGCCGGGTCCTACCTGGACGCCTCCGGCAAGCTGGTGGTCAACGTGACCGACGCGACGACGGCGGCCGAGGTCACGGCGGCCGGGGCGACCCCGCGGTACGTCGCCCGCAGCGGCGCCACCCTCGCGGCGGCCGACGCGACCCTCAAGGCGAGCCTCAAGACCCCCGGTACCGCCTTCGCCGTCGACCCGGTGACCAACCAGGTCGTGGTCAGCTACGACGAGAGCGTGACCGGCGCCAAGCTGGCCGCCGTCAAGGCGACCGTCGCCAAGCTCGGCGACGCCGCCCGGATCGAGAGCATCCCCGGCAAGATCAGCACTCGGATCTCCGGCGGCGACGCGATCTACGCCGGCAGCGGCCGCTGCTCCCTCGGCTTCAACGTGCGCAACAGCGCCGGCACGTACTACTTCCTGACCGCCGGCCACTGCACCAACATCGGCTCGACCTGGACCAACGGCTCGACCACGCTCGGCACCCGGGCCGGCACCAGCTTCCCGGGCAACGACTACGGCATCGTCCGCTACACCAACACGACGATCACCAAGTCCGGCACGGTCGGCTCGCAGGAGATCACCTCCGCCGGCACCCCGGCCGTCGGCGCCACGGTCTACCGGCGCGGTTCCACCACCGGCATCCACTCCGGCCGGGTCACCGCCCTCAACAGCACGGTGAACTACGCCGAGGGTTCGGTCTCCGGCCTGATCCGGACCACCGTCTGCGCCCAGCCCGGCGACAGCGGCGGCTCGCTCTACTCCGGCACCACCGCGCTCGGCCTCACCTCGGGCGGCAGCGGCAACTGCTCCTCCGGCGGCATCACGTACTTCCAGCCGGTCGTCGAGCCGCTGAGCGTCTACGGCGTCTCGGTCTACTGA
- a CDS encoding winged helix-turn-helix domain-containing protein, producing the protein MSALAIAHPRAPHARPDLRPVPDLPEEAPVTVTISIAGGVGGRDRVLAALRELVDAAGPGAAIELEPPAESRVEGEIRLDPRARTALRDGRRLDLSRLEYDLLLFLAQHPRQVFSRTQLLTHVWGHRHTTNRTVDVHVSRLRTKLDDPELITTVYGLGYRLADDAPIAVLER; encoded by the coding sequence ATGTCCGCGCTCGCCATCGCCCATCCGCGCGCCCCCCATGCCCGTCCCGATCTGCGGCCGGTTCCGGACCTACCCGAGGAGGCGCCGGTCACCGTCACGATCAGCATCGCCGGTGGGGTCGGTGGCCGGGACCGGGTGCTGGCCGCGCTGCGAGAACTGGTGGATGCCGCCGGTCCAGGCGCCGCGATCGAGCTGGAGCCGCCGGCCGAGTCGCGTGTCGAGGGCGAGATCCGGCTGGATCCGCGGGCGCGCACCGCGCTGCGGGACGGGCGGCGTCTCGACCTCAGCCGGCTGGAGTACGACCTGCTCCTGTTCCTCGCCCAGCACCCCCGTCAGGTGTTCAGCCGGACCCAGCTGCTCACCCATGTCTGGGGTCACCGGCACACCACCAACCGCACCGTCGACGTGCACGTCAGCCGGTTGCGCACCAAGCTGGACGACCCGGAGCTGATCACCACGGTGTACGGCCTGGGCTACCGCCTCGCCGACGACGCGCCGATCGCCGTGCTGGAGCGCTGA
- a CDS encoding NADPH-dependent FMN reductase, translating into MSGNPRAGSRTSTLAVAVGEALAARHGSPAPTVIEVGELGAGLLTGGDPATTAAVEALTGADLLVVATPTYKGSYTGVLKVLLDQLPNQALAGKFAVPVVTAGIAPQAVAAEAVLRQLLVELGAIVARPGLPVVEADLPESVPIAQKYAAALDW; encoded by the coding sequence GTGTCCGGCAACCCACGGGCCGGATCACGGACGTCCACCCTGGCCGTCGCGGTCGGGGAGGCGCTCGCCGCCCGGCACGGCTCACCGGCGCCCACCGTCATCGAGGTCGGCGAGCTGGGGGCCGGGCTGCTCACCGGCGGCGACCCGGCCACCACGGCCGCGGTGGAGGCGCTGACCGGCGCGGATCTGCTGGTGGTGGCGACCCCGACGTACAAGGGCAGCTACACCGGAGTGCTCAAGGTGCTGCTGGACCAGCTGCCGAACCAGGCGCTGGCCGGGAAATTCGCCGTGCCGGTGGTCACCGCCGGGATCGCGCCGCAGGCCGTCGCCGCGGAGGCGGTGCTGCGGCAGCTGCTGGTCGAACTCGGGGCGATCGTGGCGCGGCCCGGGCTCCCGGTGGTCGAGGCCGACCTGCCGGAGTCCGTACCGATCGCCCAGAAGTACGCGGCGGCGCTCGACTGGTAG